The following are encoded together in the Streptomyces sp. NBC_00358 genome:
- a CDS encoding MFS transporter — protein sequence MWPLYAAGFTTAFGAHGIAANLGGHGSGAVTSLMVLGGLLALYDGAEVLLKPVFGTLADRVGARPVLLGGLVAFAAASAVYAVADSPGLLWAARLGQGAAASAFSPSASALVSRLNPAARQGRAFGSYGFYKSVGYTLGPLLGGVLVWAGGLRLLFTVLAVLGAAVAVWAALAVPVVPPLPKARQTVIDLAERLGRPDFLRPTAALAAATAALSVGVGFLPVSGRVAGLGTVATGAAVSVLAACAAVVQPRAGRALDAGRLTARGGIMAGLLLAAAGLGCATLPGVPGVLSGAALIGTGTGLITPLGFAALAASAPAERLGQTMGAAELGRELGDAGGPLLVAAVATLTTLDHGYATLAVVLALAPATALVRRVAGIRLSR from the coding sequence ATGTGGCCGTTGTACGCGGCCGGATTCACCACCGCGTTCGGCGCCCACGGCATCGCCGCGAACCTGGGCGGCCACGGGAGCGGCGCGGTCACCTCGCTGATGGTGCTCGGCGGTCTGCTCGCCCTGTACGACGGCGCCGAGGTGCTGCTCAAACCCGTCTTCGGAACGCTCGCGGACCGGGTCGGGGCGCGCCCGGTCCTGCTCGGCGGGCTCGTCGCGTTCGCCGCCGCCTCCGCCGTGTACGCGGTCGCGGACAGCCCCGGATTGCTGTGGGCGGCGCGTCTCGGTCAGGGCGCCGCCGCGTCCGCCTTCTCGCCCTCGGCCTCCGCGCTGGTCTCCCGGCTCAACCCTGCGGCGAGGCAAGGCCGGGCCTTCGGCAGTTACGGCTTCTACAAGTCCGTCGGCTACACCCTCGGCCCGCTGCTCGGCGGAGTCCTCGTGTGGGCCGGCGGGCTACGGCTGCTGTTCACGGTCCTGGCGGTGCTGGGCGCGGCGGTGGCCGTGTGGGCGGCGCTCGCCGTTCCGGTGGTGCCGCCGCTGCCGAAGGCCCGGCAGACGGTCATCGATCTGGCCGAGCGGCTGGGGCGCCCGGACTTCCTTCGTCCGACCGCCGCGCTGGCTGCCGCGACCGCCGCCCTGTCCGTCGGCGTGGGCTTCCTGCCCGTGTCGGGTCGCGTGGCCGGCCTGGGCACGGTCGCGACCGGGGCAGCCGTGTCGGTGCTCGCGGCCTGTGCCGCCGTCGTTCAGCCCCGGGCCGGACGCGCCCTGGACGCCGGACGCCTCACCGCGCGCGGTGGCATCATGGCCGGGCTGCTGCTCGCCGCCGCGGGCCTGGGCTGCGCGACCCTGCCGGGCGTACCGGGGGTGCTGTCCGGCGCGGCCCTCATCGGCACCGGAACCGGCCTGATCACGCCCCTCGGCTTCGCGGCCCTGGCCGCCTCGGCTCCCGCCGAGCGGCTCGGCCAGACCATGGGCGCCGCCGAGCTCGGCCGTGAACTCGGCGACGCGGGCGGCCCGTTGCTCGTCGCAGCCGTCGCCACGCTCACGACCCTCGACCACGGTTACGCGACTCTGGCCGTGGTCCTCGCTCTCGCACCCGCGACCGCTCTCGTACGCCGAGTCGCCGGGATACGCCTCTCTCGCTGA
- a CDS encoding ATP-binding protein, with protein MTRAEEPQRGGECLTCGNVSALRHGRGAIGVRAEAGDGRLSLAVSDEGPGFPPDFLPHAFDRFSRAEASRTTPGAGLGLALVAAVAASHGGTARAENIPPGTTGAMGAAGVRGAAVTLDMPC; from the coding sequence CTGACGAGGGCTGAGGAGCCCCAGCGTGGAGGAGAGTGTCTGACCTGTGGAAACGTCTCCGCCCTGCGGCACGGCCGCGGCGCCATCGGGGTGCGCGCCGAGGCAGGAGACGGCCGGCTGTCCCTGGCGGTCTCCGACGAAGGCCCCGGCTTCCCGCCGGACTTCCTGCCGCACGCCTTCGACCGCTTCAGCCGCGCCGAGGCGAGCCGCACCACGCCCGGCGCGGGCCTGGGCCTCGCGCTGGTCGCCGCCGTCGCCGCCTCGCACGGCGGAACGGCCCGCGCCGAGAACATCCCGCCGGGAACCACGGGAGCCATGGGTGCTGCGGGAGTGAGGGGAGCGGCTGTCACGCTCGACATGCCCTGCTGA
- a CDS encoding MFS transporter, with translation MANLRTSGAATGAGDRSRPRAALPALCVTQITSWGIVYYAFPVLDARITEDTGWSTTATTGAFSAALIISALAGIPVGRILDRRGPRTVMTTGSLLGVIAVLDIAYAPDFPAFAAGWLLAGTAMAATFYQPAFAAVTRWWGQDRVRALTIVTLAGGLASTAFAPLTATLAEHLTWRATYAVLAMILAAVTIPAHALALRAPWPPAPSGIVQHPGGSGTVTRSRPFLVLAAAFTLNGFAMYAVVIALIPLLTERGAGPTAAAWTLGLGGAGQTLGRTLYSILARNTGVTTRTATLIAAGGATTMALATVSGPYPLLLLLAVVAGTVRGNLTLLQATAVTDRWGTTDYGRLSGLLAAPTTAAAALAPFAGAALAGELGGYPVLFTLLAFVSAVAAALALGGTPAT, from the coding sequence ATGGCCAACCTTCGGACCAGCGGGGCCGCGACCGGAGCAGGGGACCGGTCGCGGCCCCGCGCCGCCCTGCCCGCCCTGTGCGTCACCCAGATCACGAGCTGGGGCATCGTCTACTACGCCTTCCCCGTCCTCGACGCCCGCATCACAGAAGACACCGGCTGGTCCACCACCGCGACAACCGGGGCGTTCTCCGCGGCACTGATCATCTCCGCGCTCGCAGGAATTCCGGTCGGCCGCATCCTCGACCGCCGAGGCCCACGCACGGTCATGACCACGGGCTCGCTGCTCGGCGTCATCGCGGTACTGGACATCGCGTACGCCCCCGACTTCCCTGCTTTCGCGGCGGGTTGGCTGCTGGCCGGCACCGCCATGGCGGCAACCTTCTACCAGCCCGCGTTCGCCGCCGTGACCCGCTGGTGGGGCCAGGACCGCGTCCGCGCCCTCACGATCGTCACCCTCGCCGGCGGCCTGGCCTCCACCGCCTTCGCGCCCCTGACAGCAACCCTCGCCGAGCACCTCACCTGGCGCGCCACCTACGCCGTCCTCGCCATGATCCTCGCCGCGGTCACGATCCCGGCCCACGCACTCGCCCTGCGCGCTCCATGGCCCCCCGCCCCGTCGGGGATCGTCCAACACCCGGGCGGCAGCGGGACAGTCACCCGCAGCCGCCCGTTCCTCGTGCTCGCCGCCGCATTCACGCTGAACGGCTTCGCGATGTACGCCGTCGTCATCGCCCTCATCCCTCTGCTGACCGAACGGGGGGCCGGCCCCACCGCGGCAGCCTGGACCCTCGGCCTCGGCGGCGCGGGCCAGACCCTCGGCCGCACCCTCTACTCGATCCTCGCTCGCAACACCGGCGTCACCACACGCACCGCCACACTGATCGCCGCAGGCGGGGCCACCACGATGGCCCTCGCCACCGTTTCGGGCCCCTACCCCCTGCTGCTCCTGCTGGCCGTCGTCGCCGGCACGGTCCGCGGCAACCTCACACTTCTTCAAGCCACCGCCGTGACAGACCGCTGGGGAACCACGGACTACGGCCGCCTCTCCGGCCTCCTCGCCGCTCCGACCACAGCCGCCGCAGCCCTGGCCCCCTTCGCCGGGGCCGCGCTGGCCGGAGAACTGGGCGGCTATCCGGTCCTGTTCACCCTGCTCGCGTTCGTTTCCGCCGTTGCGGCCGCGCTCGCGCTGGGAGGCACTCCAGCCACGTAG
- a CDS encoding ArsI/CadI family heavy metal resistance metalloenzyme: MSRVQLALRVPDLAASIAFYTKLFGTEPAKLRDGYANFAITEPPLKLVLVEGTAGEDTRMDHLGVEVETTEAVRTAATRLAETGLATVEENDTTCCYALQDKVWVHGPGQEPWEVYVVKADADSLAKQQGSACCTGPGVPDTSTASAAGCC, encoded by the coding sequence ATGTCCCGCGTACAGCTCGCCCTCCGCGTCCCCGACCTCGCCGCGTCCATCGCCTTCTACACCAAGCTCTTCGGCACCGAGCCCGCCAAACTCCGCGACGGCTACGCCAACTTCGCCATCACCGAACCCCCGCTCAAGCTCGTCCTCGTCGAAGGCACCGCGGGAGAGGACACCCGCATGGACCACCTCGGCGTCGAGGTCGAGACGACGGAGGCCGTACGCACGGCCGCCACCCGGCTCGCCGAAACCGGGCTGGCCACCGTCGAGGAGAACGACACCACCTGCTGCTACGCCCTCCAGGACAAGGTCTGGGTCCACGGCCCCGGGCAGGAACCCTGGGAGGTGTACGTCGTGAAGGCCGACGCCGACTCCCTGGCCAAGCAGCAAGGCAGCGCCTGCTGCACCGGCCCGGGCGTCCCGGACACGTCGACGGCCTCAGCCGCAGGCTGCTGCTGA
- a CDS encoding NAD(P)-binding domain-containing protein, translating into MNAPVTTDLPVVVIGAGPAGLAAAAHLVDRGLTPLVLEAGPAAGAAVREWAHVRLFSTWGEVTDPAAEKLLAPTGWVKPDAATYPSGGDWAERYLQPLADVLGEKVRFGATVTGVSRAGRDRIVDADREEQPFVVHVAHADGREERLFARAVIDASGTWTTPSPAGGSGLPALGEKAASDRITYRVPDLKDPAVRARYAGRRTAVIGSGASAFTALAHLADLAKSDDGTGTKGVWVLRRGISGSTFGGGTADQLPARGALGLAAKAAVDEGHADAVTGFRTDAFERDTDGRLVLVGEDGRRLDPVDEVIVLTGLRPDLSFLSELRLGLDERLQAPTGLAPLIDPNQHSCGTVYPHGVNELSHPEKDVYLVGMKSYGRAPTFLAMTGYEQVRSVAAALAGDREAAERVELTLPETGVCGGAGLFDQPEAAEATGGGCCATPTTLQIGVGTPAQSGGC; encoded by the coding sequence GTGAACGCGCCTGTCACCACCGATCTGCCCGTCGTCGTGATCGGAGCCGGCCCCGCCGGACTCGCCGCCGCCGCCCACCTGGTCGACCGCGGTCTCACCCCGCTGGTTCTGGAAGCCGGGCCGGCCGCCGGAGCGGCGGTGCGCGAGTGGGCGCATGTCCGGCTGTTCTCCACCTGGGGCGAGGTCACCGACCCGGCCGCCGAGAAGCTGCTCGCCCCGACAGGATGGGTGAAGCCGGACGCGGCCACTTACCCCTCGGGCGGGGACTGGGCCGAGCGGTATCTCCAGCCGCTCGCCGACGTCCTCGGCGAGAAGGTGCGCTTCGGCGCCACCGTCACCGGCGTCTCCCGTGCGGGCCGGGACCGGATCGTGGACGCCGACCGCGAGGAACAGCCGTTCGTCGTCCACGTCGCCCACGCGGACGGCCGTGAGGAGCGGCTGTTCGCCCGCGCGGTGATCGACGCCTCCGGCACCTGGACCACCCCGAGCCCGGCCGGCGGCAGCGGCCTGCCCGCCCTCGGTGAGAAGGCCGCGTCCGACCGGATCACCTACCGCGTGCCCGACCTCAAGGACCCGGCCGTGCGGGCCCGGTACGCGGGCAGGCGCACCGCGGTCATCGGCTCCGGCGCCTCCGCCTTCACGGCGCTCGCCCACCTCGCCGACCTGGCCAAGTCCGACGACGGTACCGGCACGAAGGGAGTTTGGGTTCTGCGCCGGGGCATCTCCGGCTCCACCTTCGGCGGCGGCACCGCCGACCAGCTCCCCGCCCGCGGCGCCCTCGGCCTCGCAGCCAAGGCCGCCGTCGACGAAGGCCACGCCGACGCCGTCACCGGCTTCCGCACCGACGCCTTCGAGCGCGACACCGACGGCCGTCTGGTACTCGTCGGCGAGGACGGCCGCCGCCTCGACCCGGTCGACGAGGTCATCGTCCTCACCGGTCTGCGCCCCGACCTCTCCTTCCTGTCCGAGCTGCGCCTCGGCCTCGACGAGCGCCTCCAGGCCCCCACCGGACTGGCCCCGCTCATCGACCCCAACCAGCACTCCTGCGGCACCGTCTACCCGCACGGCGTCAACGAGCTGTCCCACCCCGAGAAGGACGTCTACCTGGTCGGCATGAAGTCCTACGGCCGCGCCCCCACGTTCCTGGCGATGACCGGCTACGAGCAGGTCCGCTCCGTCGCCGCCGCCCTCGCGGGCGACCGGGAGGCCGCCGAGCGCGTCGAGCTGACCCTGCCGGAGACCGGGGTCTGCGGCGGCGCCGGCCTCTTCGACCAGCCCGAGGCCGCCGAGGCGACCGGCGGCGGCTGCTGCGCGACCCCGACCACCCTCCAGATCGGCGTAGGCACCCCGGCCCAGTCCGGCGGCTGCTGA
- a CDS encoding ArsR/SmtB family transcription factor: MSNTKLLPLLEPADQAVEPCCPPLTERPFTAEEAETAARMFKALGDPVRLRLFSAVASHEGGEACVCDISDVGVSQPTVSHHLKKLKEAGLLTSERRGTWVYYRVEPSVLAAMGKLLGGAATPSPGLG; this comes from the coding sequence ATGTCGAATACGAAGCTGCTGCCGCTGCTGGAGCCCGCCGACCAGGCCGTGGAACCGTGCTGCCCGCCGCTCACCGAGCGCCCCTTCACCGCCGAGGAGGCGGAAACGGCCGCGCGGATGTTCAAGGCACTCGGTGATCCGGTGCGGCTGCGGCTCTTCTCCGCCGTGGCCTCGCACGAGGGCGGCGAGGCCTGCGTGTGCGACATCTCCGACGTCGGGGTCTCCCAGCCGACGGTGTCCCACCACCTGAAGAAGCTCAAGGAAGCCGGCCTGCTCACCTCGGAGCGGCGTGGCACCTGGGTCTACTACCGGGTCGAGCCGTCCGTGCTGGCCGCGATGGGGAAGCTGCTGGGCGGCGCTGCCACGCCCTCGCCCGGGCTCGGCTGA